The following proteins are encoded in a genomic region of Ananas comosus cultivar F153 linkage group 25, ASM154086v1, whole genome shotgun sequence:
- the LOC109729066 gene encoding protein ENHANCED DISEASE RESISTANCE 2-like isoform X3 — protein sequence MREMEGWLYVIRSNRLGLHHSSKRYFVLDAHNSLNCYRSIPTPSSTTQDLIRSAFIDSCIRVSDNGRESIHGNVFYIFTLYNTANHNDRLKLGARSSEEAARWIRYLMEAALKECPTKGQSVVACSKRRSLILRLSRNTGRSCLHSTDWTALSFKITDPMSPDVIAPSSWTIFGCKNGLRLFKEANNGDFSRKWDDHPAVMAVGVVDATPESIFHIVMSLGPSRSGWDFCFAKGRVVEHLDGHTDIIHKKLHSDWMPWGMKRRDLLLRRYWRREDDGTYIILCHSVFHQSCPPERGCIRACLKSGGYVISPINQGKQSVVKHMLAIDWKFWRSYIFTSSAKYITIRMLGRVAALRELCHLNLGSFVCFDFPSGEVSREIRLSQREEEVQLGGESSRSDDSTEGSRTSPTDSANTDGSLFQLSDAADEFFDFPDESEFDQPDVLRTSEAGMQSEDQQQSRLSTAAALVRRLHDLAVHKEAPVEDTVSWSYGTTLQKDLSCTVACSWATADPSTFLIRSETYLQDRHKIKAGGTLMQMVAADWLKSNKREDDLGGRPGSIVQKYGAQGGTQFFFIVHIQFCQRG from the exons atgcGGGAGATGGAGGGGTGGCTGTACGTGATCCGATCGAATCGCCTTGGCCTCCACCACTCGAGCAAGCGCTACTTCGTTCTCGACGCCCACAACTCCCTCAATTGCTACCGGTCCATACCCACTCCCTCCTCCACCACCCag GATCTTATAAGAAGTGCTTTCATTGATTCCTGTATACGTGTCTCTGACAATGGTAGAGAAAGCATCCATGGAAAT gttttctatatttttactCTGTACAATACTGCTAATCACAACGATCGACTCAAG TTGGGAGCCAGAAGCTCTGAGGAGGCAGCTAGGTGGATAAGATATTTGATGGAAGCTGCATTAAAG GAGTGCCCAACTAAAGGGCAAAGTGTTGTTGCTTGTTCCAAAAGAAGATCGCTCATTTTGAG GTTGAGCCGTAATACAGGAAGAAGTTGTTTGCACTCCACAG ATTGGACTGCGCTCTCATTTAAGATCACAGATCCGATGTCACCTGATGTTATTGCACCATCTTCTTGGACAATATTCGGGTGCAAAAATG GGTTACGGCTATTTAAGGAGGCAAATAATGGAGATTTCAGTAGAAAG TGGGATGATCATCCTGCTGTAATGGCAGTAGGTGTGGTGGATGCAACTCCGGAGAGTATTTTCCACATAGTTATGTCTCTTGGTCCGTCAAGATCAGG ATGGGACTTTTGCTTCGCTAAGGGAAGAGTGGTTGAGCACCTGGATGGCCATACTGATATTATTCACAAGAAATTGCACAGTGATTGGATGCCTTG GGGAATGAAGAGAAGAGACTTATTGTTGCGCCGGTATTGGAGGAGAGAAGACGATGGAACATACA TAATTTTATGCCATTCTGTCTTTCACCAAAGTTGTCCACCAGAACGCGGCTGTATCCGTGCCTGCCTTAAAA GTGGAGGATATGTCATCTCTCCCATAAACCAAGGAAAACAATCAGTTGTTAAGCACATGCTTGCCATTGATTGGAAATTCTGGAGATCATATATATTTACCTCTTCTGCTAAGTACATCACTATCAGAATGCTTGGTAGAGTTGCAG CACTAAGAGAGCTTTGCCACTTGAACCTTGGAAGCTTCGTTTGCTTTGATTTCCCATCAGGTGAAGTTTCAAGGGAAATAAGACTGTCACAAAGGGAGGAAGAAGTGCAACTGGGTGGTGAGAGTAGTAGGAGTGATGACTCTACAGAAGGGTCCAGAACATCTCCAACTGATTCTGCTAACACTGATGGCTCTTTATTTCAACTGAGTGATGCAGCTGATGAATTCTTTGATTTCCCGGATGAATCAGAATTCGACCAACCAGACGTTCTACGGACTTCGGAGGCTGGCATGCAGTCAGAG GATCAGCAGCAGTCAAGGCTGTCAACAGCTGCAGCTCTTGTAAGGAGGTTGCATGATCTGGCAG TTCATAAAGAGGCCCCTGTGGAAGATACAGTATCATGGAGCTATGGAACCACTCTCCAGAAGGACTTGAGCTGTACAGTAGCTTGCAGTTGGGCAACCGCAGATCCTTCTACATTTTTGATCCGTAGTGAAACATACTTGCAAGACCGCCATAAG ATTAAAGCTGGTGGTACTTTGATGCAAATGGTAGCTGCTGATTGGCTAAAGTCAAATAAGCGCGAAGATGATCTTGGTGGTAGACCTGGGAGCATTGTTCAG AAATATGGAGCACAGGGTGGGACACAGTTTTTCTTCATTGTGCATATACAG TTTTGTCAGAGGGGATGA
- the LOC109729066 gene encoding protein ENHANCED DISEASE RESISTANCE 2-like isoform X2: MREMEGWLYVIRSNRLGLHHSSKRYFVLDAHNSLNCYRSIPTPSSTTQDLIRSAFIDSCIRVSDNGRESIHGNVFYIFTLYNTANHNDRLKLGARSSEEAARWIRYLMEAALKECPTKGQSVVACSKRRSLILRLSRNTGRSCLHSTDWTALSFKITDPMSPDVIAPSSWTIFGCKNGLRLFKEANNGDFSRKWDDHPAVMAVGVVDATPESIFHIVMSLGPSRSGWDFCFAKGRVVEHLDGHTDIIHKKLHSDWMPWGMKRRDLLLRRYWRREDDGTYIILCHSVFHQSCPPERGCIRACLKTLRELCHLNLGSFVCFDFPSGEVSREIRLSQREEEVQLGGESSRSDDSTEGSRTSPTDSANTDGSLFQLSDAADEFFDFPDESEFDQPDVLRTSEAGMQSEDQQQSRLSTAAALVRRLHDLAVHKEAPVEDTVSWSYGTTLQKDLSCTVACSWATADPSTFLIRSETYLQDRHKIKAGGTLMQMVAADWLKSNKREDDLGGRPGSIVQKYGAQGGTQFFFIVHIQVPGSTTYSLALYYMMDIPLKDVPLLDSFVRGDDAFRNSRFKLIPYISKGSWLVKQSVGRKACLVGQALEIHYFQGRNYLELGIDIGSSTVARGVVGLVLGYLNNLVIEMAFLIQGNTEAELPEFLLGTCRLNHLDASKAVAVKSL; encoded by the exons atgcGGGAGATGGAGGGGTGGCTGTACGTGATCCGATCGAATCGCCTTGGCCTCCACCACTCGAGCAAGCGCTACTTCGTTCTCGACGCCCACAACTCCCTCAATTGCTACCGGTCCATACCCACTCCCTCCTCCACCACCCag GATCTTATAAGAAGTGCTTTCATTGATTCCTGTATACGTGTCTCTGACAATGGTAGAGAAAGCATCCATGGAAAT gttttctatatttttactCTGTACAATACTGCTAATCACAACGATCGACTCAAG TTGGGAGCCAGAAGCTCTGAGGAGGCAGCTAGGTGGATAAGATATTTGATGGAAGCTGCATTAAAG GAGTGCCCAACTAAAGGGCAAAGTGTTGTTGCTTGTTCCAAAAGAAGATCGCTCATTTTGAG GTTGAGCCGTAATACAGGAAGAAGTTGTTTGCACTCCACAG ATTGGACTGCGCTCTCATTTAAGATCACAGATCCGATGTCACCTGATGTTATTGCACCATCTTCTTGGACAATATTCGGGTGCAAAAATG GGTTACGGCTATTTAAGGAGGCAAATAATGGAGATTTCAGTAGAAAG TGGGATGATCATCCTGCTGTAATGGCAGTAGGTGTGGTGGATGCAACTCCGGAGAGTATTTTCCACATAGTTATGTCTCTTGGTCCGTCAAGATCAGG ATGGGACTTTTGCTTCGCTAAGGGAAGAGTGGTTGAGCACCTGGATGGCCATACTGATATTATTCACAAGAAATTGCACAGTGATTGGATGCCTTG GGGAATGAAGAGAAGAGACTTATTGTTGCGCCGGTATTGGAGGAGAGAAGACGATGGAACATACA TAATTTTATGCCATTCTGTCTTTCACCAAAGTTGTCCACCAGAACGCGGCTGTATCCGTGCCTGCCTTAAAA CACTAAGAGAGCTTTGCCACTTGAACCTTGGAAGCTTCGTTTGCTTTGATTTCCCATCAGGTGAAGTTTCAAGGGAAATAAGACTGTCACAAAGGGAGGAAGAAGTGCAACTGGGTGGTGAGAGTAGTAGGAGTGATGACTCTACAGAAGGGTCCAGAACATCTCCAACTGATTCTGCTAACACTGATGGCTCTTTATTTCAACTGAGTGATGCAGCTGATGAATTCTTTGATTTCCCGGATGAATCAGAATTCGACCAACCAGACGTTCTACGGACTTCGGAGGCTGGCATGCAGTCAGAG GATCAGCAGCAGTCAAGGCTGTCAACAGCTGCAGCTCTTGTAAGGAGGTTGCATGATCTGGCAG TTCATAAAGAGGCCCCTGTGGAAGATACAGTATCATGGAGCTATGGAACCACTCTCCAGAAGGACTTGAGCTGTACAGTAGCTTGCAGTTGGGCAACCGCAGATCCTTCTACATTTTTGATCCGTAGTGAAACATACTTGCAAGACCGCCATAAG ATTAAAGCTGGTGGTACTTTGATGCAAATGGTAGCTGCTGATTGGCTAAAGTCAAATAAGCGCGAAGATGATCTTGGTGGTAGACCTGGGAGCATTGTTCAG AAATATGGAGCACAGGGTGGGACACAGTTTTTCTTCATTGTGCATATACAG GTCCCAGGTTCAACTACTTATAGTCTTGCCTTGTATTATATGATGGATATCCCGCTTAAAGATGTTCCTCTACTGGATAGTTTTGTCAGAGGGGATGACGCTTTCAGGAACTCTAGATTTAAGCTCATTCCATATATATCTAAG GGATCTTGGTTGGTGAAGCAAAGTGTAGGAAGGAAAGCTTGCTTGGTTGGTCAAGCATTGGAAATACATTATTTCCAGGGGAGGAACTACTTGGAG CTTGGCATTGATATTGGTTCCTCAACTGTTGCTAGAGGTGTCGTGGGCCTTGTCCTCGGCTATTTAAATAATCTGGTGATAGAAATGGCATTTCTGATACAG
- the LOC109729066 gene encoding protein ENHANCED DISEASE RESISTANCE 2-like isoform X1, protein MREMEGWLYVIRSNRLGLHHSSKRYFVLDAHNSLNCYRSIPTPSSTTQDLIRSAFIDSCIRVSDNGRESIHGNVFYIFTLYNTANHNDRLKLGARSSEEAARWIRYLMEAALKECPTKGQSVVACSKRRSLILRLSRNTGRSCLHSTDWTALSFKITDPMSPDVIAPSSWTIFGCKNGLRLFKEANNGDFSRKWDDHPAVMAVGVVDATPESIFHIVMSLGPSRSGWDFCFAKGRVVEHLDGHTDIIHKKLHSDWMPWGMKRRDLLLRRYWRREDDGTYIILCHSVFHQSCPPERGCIRACLKSGGYVISPINQGKQSVVKHMLAIDWKFWRSYIFTSSAKYITIRMLGRVAALRELCHLNLGSFVCFDFPSGEVSREIRLSQREEEVQLGGESSRSDDSTEGSRTSPTDSANTDGSLFQLSDAADEFFDFPDESEFDQPDVLRTSEAGMQSEDQQQSRLSTAAALVRRLHDLAVHKEAPVEDTVSWSYGTTLQKDLSCTVACSWATADPSTFLIRSETYLQDRHKIKAGGTLMQMVAADWLKSNKREDDLGGRPGSIVQKYGAQGGTQFFFIVHIQVPGSTTYSLALYYMMDIPLKDVPLLDSFVRGDDAFRNSRFKLIPYISKGSWLVKQSVGRKACLVGQALEIHYFQGRNYLELGIDIGSSTVARGVVGLVLGYLNNLVIEMAFLIQGNTEAELPEFLLGTCRLNHLDASKAVAVKSL, encoded by the exons atgcGGGAGATGGAGGGGTGGCTGTACGTGATCCGATCGAATCGCCTTGGCCTCCACCACTCGAGCAAGCGCTACTTCGTTCTCGACGCCCACAACTCCCTCAATTGCTACCGGTCCATACCCACTCCCTCCTCCACCACCCag GATCTTATAAGAAGTGCTTTCATTGATTCCTGTATACGTGTCTCTGACAATGGTAGAGAAAGCATCCATGGAAAT gttttctatatttttactCTGTACAATACTGCTAATCACAACGATCGACTCAAG TTGGGAGCCAGAAGCTCTGAGGAGGCAGCTAGGTGGATAAGATATTTGATGGAAGCTGCATTAAAG GAGTGCCCAACTAAAGGGCAAAGTGTTGTTGCTTGTTCCAAAAGAAGATCGCTCATTTTGAG GTTGAGCCGTAATACAGGAAGAAGTTGTTTGCACTCCACAG ATTGGACTGCGCTCTCATTTAAGATCACAGATCCGATGTCACCTGATGTTATTGCACCATCTTCTTGGACAATATTCGGGTGCAAAAATG GGTTACGGCTATTTAAGGAGGCAAATAATGGAGATTTCAGTAGAAAG TGGGATGATCATCCTGCTGTAATGGCAGTAGGTGTGGTGGATGCAACTCCGGAGAGTATTTTCCACATAGTTATGTCTCTTGGTCCGTCAAGATCAGG ATGGGACTTTTGCTTCGCTAAGGGAAGAGTGGTTGAGCACCTGGATGGCCATACTGATATTATTCACAAGAAATTGCACAGTGATTGGATGCCTTG GGGAATGAAGAGAAGAGACTTATTGTTGCGCCGGTATTGGAGGAGAGAAGACGATGGAACATACA TAATTTTATGCCATTCTGTCTTTCACCAAAGTTGTCCACCAGAACGCGGCTGTATCCGTGCCTGCCTTAAAA GTGGAGGATATGTCATCTCTCCCATAAACCAAGGAAAACAATCAGTTGTTAAGCACATGCTTGCCATTGATTGGAAATTCTGGAGATCATATATATTTACCTCTTCTGCTAAGTACATCACTATCAGAATGCTTGGTAGAGTTGCAG CACTAAGAGAGCTTTGCCACTTGAACCTTGGAAGCTTCGTTTGCTTTGATTTCCCATCAGGTGAAGTTTCAAGGGAAATAAGACTGTCACAAAGGGAGGAAGAAGTGCAACTGGGTGGTGAGAGTAGTAGGAGTGATGACTCTACAGAAGGGTCCAGAACATCTCCAACTGATTCTGCTAACACTGATGGCTCTTTATTTCAACTGAGTGATGCAGCTGATGAATTCTTTGATTTCCCGGATGAATCAGAATTCGACCAACCAGACGTTCTACGGACTTCGGAGGCTGGCATGCAGTCAGAG GATCAGCAGCAGTCAAGGCTGTCAACAGCTGCAGCTCTTGTAAGGAGGTTGCATGATCTGGCAG TTCATAAAGAGGCCCCTGTGGAAGATACAGTATCATGGAGCTATGGAACCACTCTCCAGAAGGACTTGAGCTGTACAGTAGCTTGCAGTTGGGCAACCGCAGATCCTTCTACATTTTTGATCCGTAGTGAAACATACTTGCAAGACCGCCATAAG ATTAAAGCTGGTGGTACTTTGATGCAAATGGTAGCTGCTGATTGGCTAAAGTCAAATAAGCGCGAAGATGATCTTGGTGGTAGACCTGGGAGCATTGTTCAG AAATATGGAGCACAGGGTGGGACACAGTTTTTCTTCATTGTGCATATACAG GTCCCAGGTTCAACTACTTATAGTCTTGCCTTGTATTATATGATGGATATCCCGCTTAAAGATGTTCCTCTACTGGATAGTTTTGTCAGAGGGGATGACGCTTTCAGGAACTCTAGATTTAAGCTCATTCCATATATATCTAAG GGATCTTGGTTGGTGAAGCAAAGTGTAGGAAGGAAAGCTTGCTTGGTTGGTCAAGCATTGGAAATACATTATTTCCAGGGGAGGAACTACTTGGAG CTTGGCATTGATATTGGTTCCTCAACTGTTGCTAGAGGTGTCGTGGGCCTTGTCCTCGGCTATTTAAATAATCTGGTGATAGAAATGGCATTTCTGATACAG